A portion of the Streptomyces platensis genome contains these proteins:
- a CDS encoding phenylalanine 4-monooxygenase — protein sequence MQSKVTDMSTAWQHTPISADGRLGLASQHPGRSDPAYRRRRDALAARAEGHQVGAPYPAVDYTEDEHRTWRAVHQALGPAHHAHACRAVLDAGEDAGIRADRIPQHTEVSAALTARTGFAFTLAGGVVPNERFLGAMEHGYFHAVQFVRHPAVPLYAPEPDVLHDVFGHGVHLSCARLARLYRLIGQAANRTETAEALDILSRVYWFTLEYGLITEAGTPKAFGAALLSSFGEIGAHDGRTIRPLDPRAAAATPYRISGYQPVLYTVRSLEHLEDVLGAFCADFDDESASRMRVPALSRDRA from the coding sequence GTGCAGAGCAAGGTGACGGACATGAGTACGGCGTGGCAGCACACCCCCATCTCCGCCGACGGCCGGCTGGGACTCGCAAGCCAGCATCCCGGCCGCAGCGACCCGGCCTACCGGCGCCGTCGTGACGCGCTGGCCGCGCGGGCCGAAGGCCATCAGGTGGGGGCGCCGTACCCGGCCGTCGACTACACCGAGGACGAGCACCGCACCTGGCGGGCGGTACACCAGGCGCTCGGCCCGGCCCACCACGCCCACGCCTGCCGTGCGGTCCTGGACGCCGGTGAGGACGCGGGCATCCGCGCCGACCGGATCCCCCAGCACACGGAGGTCAGCGCCGCCCTCACCGCCCGCACGGGATTCGCCTTCACCCTGGCCGGCGGGGTGGTGCCCAATGAGCGGTTCCTGGGGGCGATGGAGCACGGCTACTTCCATGCCGTGCAGTTCGTCCGCCACCCCGCCGTCCCGCTGTACGCGCCCGAACCGGACGTCCTGCACGATGTCTTCGGGCATGGCGTCCACCTGTCGTGCGCGCGCCTCGCCCGGCTGTACCGGCTCATCGGACAGGCCGCCAACCGGACCGAGACCGCTGAGGCCCTCGACATCCTCAGCCGGGTCTACTGGTTCACCCTCGAATACGGGCTGATCACCGAGGCGGGCACCCCCAAGGCCTTCGGCGCCGCGCTCCTGTCGTCCTTCGGCGAGATCGGCGCCCATGACGGGCGGACGATCCGTCCCCTGGACCCCCGCGCCGCGGCCGCCACCCCGTACCGCATCTCCGGCTACCAGCCCGTCCTCTACACCGTCCGCTCCCTGGAACATCTCGAAGACGTCCTCGGCGCCTTCTGCGCGGACTTCGACGACGAGAGCGCGAGCCGGATGCGCGTCCCGGCACTCTCCCGCGACCGGGCGTAG
- a CDS encoding MarR family winged helix-turn-helix transcriptional regulator gives MAKRKLTQAEMPVADHAFYGLVWAGTVLTERVDRALSKAHDLPVSWFEVMLWLASSPDPVPASVLGNSTMLSRSQVSRVVDALQSRGLVTRTPSTRDARSVEVSLTPEGHQLFEAADATRRACLAPVFTDLLDQQDLEALSTVWQKLKANKEG, from the coding sequence ATGGCGAAAAGGAAGCTCACCCAGGCCGAGATGCCCGTGGCCGATCACGCCTTCTACGGGCTGGTCTGGGCCGGAACCGTGCTCACCGAACGTGTGGACCGCGCCCTGAGCAAGGCCCATGACCTGCCGGTCTCCTGGTTCGAGGTGATGCTCTGGCTCGCCTCCAGCCCGGATCCGGTCCCGGCCTCGGTGCTCGGCAACAGCACCATGCTCAGCCGCAGCCAGGTCTCCCGCGTCGTCGACGCGCTCCAGAGCCGCGGCCTGGTCACCCGTACGCCGTCGACGCGCGACGCCCGCTCCGTCGAGGTCTCCCTCACCCCCGAGGGCCATCAGCTCTTCGAGGCGGCCGACGCCACCCGGCGCGCCTGCCTGGCCCCGGTCTTCACCGACCTCCTCGACCAGCAGGACCTCGAAGCACTGAGCACGGTGTGGCAGAAGCTCAAGGCCAACAAGGAGGGCTGA
- a CDS encoding sugar ABC transporter substrate-binding protein gives MNAIMRRALTGAVVISLAAPLAACGSDQQDAGAGKDSIGLLLPESKAARYEKFDRRIISSRIASLCLECKVDYHNAEQQVDNQKRQFDALVKKGVKVIILDPVDAAAAKSWVDSAAKKGVKVIAYDRLAEGDVAAYVSYDNEKIGRLQGQGILTALGSQAATSDVVMMNGSPTDPNAPAYKKGAHEVLDDKVHKIVFEKDIPDWSAAAAKKEMTDVINAQGAEGFDAVYSANDGMAGGIAAALKSAGIKNVPVGGQDAELPALQRVVAGTQYFTIYKEVRPEAETAAEIAFRLLRGKSIKSLTTTTADSKSKSGIPARLFKAQIVTKKNMKNTVVRDGAVRTDLLCEGVTAACKSVGLE, from the coding sequence ATGAATGCAATAATGCGGCGTGCCCTCACCGGCGCAGTGGTGATTTCGCTGGCAGCACCCTTGGCTGCCTGCGGAAGCGACCAACAGGATGCCGGTGCGGGCAAGGACTCCATAGGGCTGCTGCTCCCGGAGAGCAAAGCGGCCCGTTATGAGAAGTTCGACCGCCGTATCATTTCGTCGCGTATTGCCTCTCTCTGCCTCGAATGCAAAGTGGATTACCACAATGCCGAGCAGCAGGTCGACAACCAGAAGAGACAGTTCGACGCGCTGGTGAAGAAGGGCGTCAAGGTCATCATTCTGGACCCGGTCGACGCCGCGGCGGCCAAGAGCTGGGTGGACTCGGCCGCCAAGAAGGGCGTCAAGGTCATCGCATACGACCGGCTCGCCGAGGGCGATGTCGCGGCCTATGTCTCCTACGACAACGAGAAGATCGGCCGGCTCCAGGGGCAGGGGATTCTTACCGCCCTCGGTTCCCAGGCGGCCACCTCCGATGTCGTCATGATGAACGGCTCGCCGACCGACCCGAATGCGCCGGCCTACAAGAAGGGCGCCCACGAGGTCCTCGATGACAAGGTGCATAAGATCGTCTTCGAGAAGGACATCCCCGACTGGTCCGCGGCGGCGGCCAAGAAGGAGATGACCGATGTCATCAACGCCCAGGGCGCGGAGGGCTTCGACGCGGTCTACTCGGCCAATGACGGTATGGCGGGCGGCATCGCCGCGGCGCTCAAGTCGGCCGGTATCAAGAATGTGCCGGTCGGCGGCCAGGACGCCGAACTCCCCGCGCTCCAGCGGGTGGTAGCCGGAACGCAGTACTTCACGATTTACAAGGAAGTCCGGCCGGAGGCCGAAACCGCCGCCGAAATCGCCTTCCGTCTGCTGCGCGGCAAGAGCATCAAGTCCCTGACGACGACCACCGCCGACAGCAAGAGCAAGTCCGGTATCCCCGCCCGGCTGTTCAAGGCGCAGATCGTCACCAAGAAGAATATGAAGAACACCGTGGTGCGCGACGGCGCCGTGCGGACCGACCTGCTCTGCGAGGGCGTCACCGCCGCCTGCAAGTCCGTCGGTCTGGAGTGA
- a CDS encoding 2-hydroxyacid dehydrogenase — MTSAPHSDPAPEPQPVKNVLAVVSPHVGGRAAGSALAGLFPGRARVTVVESADEDPAALREAHLLITGLSPVTAGHLAAAPQLELVQCASHGFDYVDLDAARERGIPVCNIGSSGAEKQNVAEQTFALMLALAKQLVPAHTALVEADWALPRLQQSLTELSGKTLGIIGLGHIGEEVARRALAFDMTIVYTGPRPAGPETEARLGGARHLDLDALLRTSDYITLHAPLTDRTRNLLDAERLALLKPTAFVINTARGALIDQDALADALEAGTLAGAGLDVFDPEPPTAALRLLKAPNVVLSPHVAGVTRETLVRIALAAVQNVVGHLEGKPLRDVVS; from the coding sequence ATGACCAGCGCGCCGCACTCGGACCCGGCTCCGGAGCCGCAGCCCGTGAAGAACGTTCTCGCCGTTGTCTCACCGCATGTCGGCGGCCGGGCCGCCGGATCCGCGCTGGCCGGTCTGTTCCCCGGCCGGGCCCGGGTCACCGTCGTCGAGTCGGCCGACGAGGACCCGGCGGCGCTGCGCGAGGCGCATCTGCTGATCACCGGGCTGAGTCCGGTCACCGCGGGCCATCTCGCCGCCGCACCGCAGCTGGAGCTCGTCCAGTGCGCCAGCCACGGCTTCGACTACGTGGACCTGGACGCGGCCCGCGAGCGGGGCATCCCGGTCTGCAACATCGGCTCCAGCGGCGCGGAGAAGCAGAATGTGGCGGAGCAGACCTTCGCGCTCATGCTCGCCCTCGCCAAGCAACTGGTCCCGGCCCACACGGCCCTGGTCGAGGCCGACTGGGCGCTGCCGCGCCTTCAGCAGTCGCTGACCGAACTCTCCGGCAAGACCCTCGGCATCATCGGCCTCGGCCACATCGGCGAGGAAGTGGCCCGCCGCGCCCTCGCGTTCGACATGACCATCGTCTATACGGGGCCGCGGCCCGCCGGACCGGAGACCGAGGCCCGGCTCGGCGGCGCCCGGCACCTGGACCTCGACGCACTGCTCCGCACCTCCGACTACATCACCCTGCACGCCCCGCTCACCGACCGGACCCGCAACCTCCTCGACGCCGAACGGCTCGCCCTCCTCAAGCCCACCGCCTTCGTCATCAACACCGCACGCGGCGCCCTCATCGACCAGGATGCCCTCGCCGACGCCCTGGAGGCGGGCACCCTCGCGGGGGCCGGGCTCGACGTCTTCGACCCCGAACCGCCCACGGCGGCGCTGCGCCTGCTCAAGGCCCCGAATGTGGTGCTCTCCCCGCACGTCGCGGGCGTCACCCGGGAGACCCTGGTCCGCATCGCCCTGGCCGCGGTGCAGAACGTCGTCGGCCATCTGGAGGGCAAGCCGCTGCGGGACGTCGTGTCCTGA
- a CDS encoding lactate 2-monooxygenase, whose product MAKHWADFQYEIYLHGMTGVVPRLPTDLTRLERLAEQRLGPGPVGYVAGSAGTGSTAAANRAALERRRIVPRMLRDVQERDLSVEVCGRALPAPLALAPVGVLSIMHPDAESAAARAAAAQGVPYILSSASSTPMEEVAEAMGDGERWFQLYWAKDREVTRSFLHRAKAAGYTALFVTLDTPLLAWRPRDLDQAYLPFLHGVGTANYFTDPAFRAGLAKPVDEDPNAAVRHFVGMFADPGKTWPDLAFLRENWEGPIVLKGILHPDDALRAADAGVDGVVVSNHGGRQVAGSVAAADALPRVAEAAAGRLTVLFDSGIRTGDDIFKALALGAKSVLVGRPYAYGLGLDGQAGVEHVLRCLLAEFDLTLALSGHSRPATLTADDLIEESV is encoded by the coding sequence ATGGCGAAGCACTGGGCGGACTTCCAGTACGAGATCTACCTTCACGGCATGACGGGCGTCGTACCGCGGCTGCCGACGGATCTGACCCGGCTGGAGCGGCTCGCCGAACAGCGGCTTGGGCCCGGCCCGGTCGGTTATGTGGCGGGCAGCGCGGGCACCGGCAGCACCGCCGCCGCCAACCGGGCGGCACTGGAGCGCCGGCGGATCGTCCCGCGGATGCTCCGCGATGTGCAGGAACGCGATCTGTCCGTGGAGGTGTGCGGCCGCGCGCTGCCCGCGCCGCTCGCGCTCGCGCCGGTCGGGGTGCTGTCGATCATGCACCCGGACGCCGAGTCCGCCGCCGCCCGGGCCGCCGCGGCGCAGGGCGTGCCGTACATCCTCTCCTCCGCCTCCAGCACCCCCATGGAGGAGGTCGCCGAGGCGATGGGCGACGGGGAGCGGTGGTTCCAGCTGTACTGGGCGAAGGACCGCGAGGTCACCAGGAGCTTTCTGCACCGGGCGAAGGCGGCGGGCTACACGGCGCTGTTCGTCACGCTCGACACCCCGCTCCTCGCCTGGCGGCCGCGCGATCTCGACCAGGCCTATCTGCCGTTCCTGCATGGTGTGGGCACCGCCAACTACTTCACCGACCCCGCGTTCCGGGCGGGGCTCGCCAAGCCGGTCGACGAGGATCCCAACGCGGCGGTCCGGCACTTCGTGGGGATGTTCGCCGACCCCGGCAAAACCTGGCCCGACCTGGCGTTCCTGCGGGAGAACTGGGAAGGCCCGATCGTGCTGAAGGGCATCCTGCACCCGGATGACGCGCTGCGGGCCGCCGACGCCGGGGTGGACGGGGTGGTCGTCTCCAACCACGGCGGCCGCCAGGTGGCGGGCTCCGTCGCTGCCGCCGACGCACTGCCCCGGGTCGCCGAGGCGGCCGCCGGGCGGCTCACCGTCCTCTTCGACAGCGGTATCCGCACCGGCGACGACATCTTCAAGGCGCTCGCCCTGGGCGCCAAGTCCGTGCTGGTGGGGCGGCCTTACGCCTACGGACTCGGCCTCGACGGACAGGCGGGCGTGGAGCATGTCCTGCGCTGTCTGCTCGCCGAGTTCGACCTCACCCTCGCCCTGTCCGGGCACTCCCGCCCCGCCACCCTGACCGCCGACGACCTGATCGAGGAATCCGTATGA
- a CDS encoding FUSC family protein gives MLKRVFVAPDPGLLRLRSATRSVLGIGLAVTVCALTGHSLVAAITGGLAALLALFTVTDATVRGQLVTTALLPAVGFPVLAVAALLHDHPVGRDAVFVAVVGAGVYARRWGPRGHALGVFAFMTFFATQFLHTVPDQLPELYTAVTLALLAAATVRFAVWCYELRLPPVSVPAPPSARGLARATTRQAIQATAGSAFALLVGQLLSEQRWYWAVGATWWIFVNTTSRGETLVRGFRRALGTVLGIALGLVVAVPLHGALVPTVALVAVSVFGIFYTAAVSYTWMMLAVTLMAGLLYGLLGVLDPALLALRLAETGVGALGAALAVLFVLPVTTHATTDAWIQRALRCVHRCTAEAAARLAGSTTADPAPHVAELAPLLSRVRLSLAPLVHPLSPLRARKERARQVLALLDDCAREVRGLASIAADPEASHDARLTAACQRVEAAVEALTAPRSTRHPVAAAVAVPQPPTAEPALVHLHGLERALADLSAPLRSSPRSALVDA, from the coding sequence GTGCTGAAGAGGGTGTTCGTGGCTCCGGATCCGGGCCTGCTGCGGCTGCGCAGCGCCACTCGGTCCGTCCTCGGCATCGGCCTGGCGGTCACGGTGTGCGCACTTACCGGCCACTCACTCGTCGCGGCCATCACCGGCGGGCTGGCCGCGCTGCTGGCCCTCTTCACCGTCACCGACGCCACGGTCCGTGGCCAGCTGGTCACCACCGCGCTGCTGCCCGCGGTCGGCTTCCCGGTGCTCGCCGTCGCGGCGCTGCTGCACGACCACCCGGTGGGCCGGGACGCGGTCTTCGTCGCCGTCGTGGGCGCGGGGGTCTACGCCCGCCGCTGGGGGCCGCGCGGCCATGCCCTGGGCGTGTTCGCGTTCATGACCTTCTTCGCGACGCAGTTCCTGCACACGGTGCCGGACCAGCTGCCCGAGCTGTACACCGCGGTCACCCTCGCGCTGCTCGCCGCCGCCACCGTCCGTTTCGCCGTGTGGTGCTACGAGCTCCGGCTGCCTCCGGTGAGCGTGCCCGCCCCGCCGAGCGCCCGGGGGCTGGCCCGGGCGACCACCCGCCAGGCGATCCAGGCGACCGCCGGCAGCGCCTTCGCCCTCCTCGTCGGCCAGCTGCTCAGCGAGCAGCGGTGGTACTGGGCCGTCGGCGCCACCTGGTGGATCTTCGTGAACACCACCTCGCGCGGCGAGACCCTGGTCCGCGGCTTCCGCCGGGCCCTCGGCACGGTGCTCGGCATCGCCCTCGGCCTCGTCGTCGCCGTCCCGCTGCACGGCGCGCTCGTCCCCACGGTCGCCCTCGTGGCGGTCAGCGTCTTCGGCATCTTCTACACGGCCGCGGTCTCCTACACCTGGATGATGCTCGCGGTGACGCTGATGGCCGGGCTGCTGTACGGGCTGCTGGGGGTGCTGGACCCCGCGCTGCTCGCACTGCGCCTCGCCGAAACGGGCGTGGGGGCGCTCGGCGCGGCGTTGGCCGTGCTCTTCGTGCTGCCCGTCACCACCCACGCCACCACCGACGCCTGGATCCAGCGCGCTCTGCGCTGCGTCCACCGGTGCACCGCCGAGGCCGCCGCCCGCCTCGCCGGCTCCACCACCGCCGACCCCGCCCCGCATGTCGCCGAGCTCGCACCGCTGCTGAGCCGGGTACGGCTCTCGCTCGCCCCGCTGGTGCACCCCCTCAGCCCGCTGCGCGCCCGTAAGGAACGGGCCCGGCAGGTGCTCGCGCTGCTCGACGACTGCGCCCGCGAGGTCCGCGGCCTGGCCTCCATTGCCGCCGACCCGGAGGCCTCCCACGACGCCCGGCTCACCGCCGCCTGCCAGCGCGTGGAAGCCGCCGTCGAGGCCCTCACCGCACCGCGCAGCACCCGCCACCCGGTGGCCGCCGCCGTCGCGGTGCCGCAGCCGCCCACGGCGGAACCCGCGCTCGTCCATCTGCACGGTCTGGAACGGGCGCTGGCCGACCTCTCCGCGCCGCTGCGCAGCTCTCCGCGCTCCGCGCTGGTCGACGCCTGA
- a CDS encoding MFS transporter, whose translation MEPRGRTRWAIGGLLAGGIVVNFLDRTAISVASSSIADEFGLDLQQLGVVLSAFTWSYCLVQLPAGMLVDLLGVSRLTRIASALWAVAGLLTAVAGGVGPIILARLLLGVAEGPSMVGASKATAAWFPVNERGRATALFDGATKLANMVAFPVLAFVMSEWGWRAGFLFCAAVSVLFTAVWWWGYRDPSEYRSLGPAEREFILRGGARDTDRGGLRQSRAALRSGRVWVVACGFACYGYTINIVLTWMPEFLQREFHVRLLQSGFYSMVPWAVATVAELAVGGWLVDRLIRRGRDPWVVRRTVLTCGLALGATIGAAGGAGSPALAVCWMSVSLAGLAIAAPVAWGLPGLLAPPGAVGAVSGLMNFLNTAATAGGVLLTGWLAQVSGSFATPFLFAVGVLAVGVALYWRALRPASVREAVPARELHRV comes from the coding sequence GTGGAACCCCGTGGACGTACCCGTTGGGCGATCGGCGGACTGCTCGCCGGCGGTATCGTCGTCAACTTCCTTGACCGTACGGCGATATCGGTGGCGAGCTCCTCGATCGCCGACGAATTCGGGCTGGACCTCCAGCAACTCGGGGTGGTGCTCTCGGCGTTCACCTGGTCGTACTGCCTGGTGCAGTTACCCGCCGGCATGCTCGTGGACCTCCTGGGCGTCTCGCGGCTCACCCGGATCGCCTCCGCGCTGTGGGCCGTCGCGGGCCTGCTGACCGCGGTGGCCGGCGGGGTCGGGCCGATCATCCTGGCGCGGCTGCTGCTCGGGGTGGCCGAGGGTCCGTCGATGGTCGGCGCCTCCAAGGCGACCGCGGCGTGGTTCCCGGTCAATGAGCGCGGGAGGGCGACGGCCCTGTTCGACGGTGCCACCAAGCTGGCCAACATGGTGGCGTTCCCGGTGCTGGCGTTCGTGATGAGCGAGTGGGGCTGGCGGGCCGGGTTCCTGTTCTGCGCCGCGGTCAGTGTGCTGTTCACCGCCGTGTGGTGGTGGGGCTACCGGGACCCGTCCGAGTACCGCTCCCTGGGGCCGGCCGAGCGGGAGTTCATCCTCCGGGGCGGGGCGCGGGACACCGACCGGGGTGGGCTGCGGCAGTCCCGCGCGGCGCTGCGTTCCGGCCGGGTCTGGGTCGTGGCCTGCGGTTTCGCCTGTTACGGCTACACCATCAATATCGTGCTGACCTGGATGCCGGAGTTCCTTCAGCGGGAGTTCCATGTGCGGCTGTTGCAGTCCGGCTTCTACTCGATGGTCCCATGGGCAGTGGCGACAGTGGCCGAACTCGCTGTGGGCGGCTGGCTGGTGGACCGGTTGATCCGCCGGGGCCGTGACCCGTGGGTGGTCCGCAGAACGGTGCTGACCTGCGGACTGGCGCTCGGTGCCACGATCGGCGCCGCGGGCGGCGCCGGATCCCCCGCCCTCGCGGTCTGCTGGATGTCCGTCTCCCTGGCGGGGCTGGCCATCGCCGCGCCGGTCGCCTGGGGGCTGCCCGGGCTGCTCGCCCCGCCGGGGGCGGTGGGTGCGGTCAGCGGGCTGATGAACTTCCTCAATACGGCGGCCACCGCGGGCGGTGTGCTGCTCACCGGCTGGCTGGCGCAGGTGAGCGGGTCGTTCGCCACGCCCTTCCTGTTCGCGGTCGGCGTGCTGGCGGTCGGGGTCGCGCTGTACTGGAGGGCGCTGCGTCCGGCATCGGTACGGGAGGCGGTCCCGGCCCGGGAGCTGCACAGGGTCTGA
- a CDS encoding SDR family oxidoreductase, which translates to MSSSSSKVVLITGTSSGIGLAAAVAAAQAGWRVVATLRDTGRSGALRKAAGEAGVELDVRQLDVTDERSVAAAVDGVIADHGRLDAVINNAGAGHLGTLENESVADVRAVMEVNFFGVLHVSKAALPHLRATGGRLITVTSVGGIIGQPFNEAYCAAKFAVEGYMESLAPVAARLGVAVSVVEPGAVATEFVNNIGVDLAAEVAAAGPYADALQAYLDRTVAQFLNGAQTPAEAAGAVLEALTADRPAFRLQTSDWAREFTGTKLTDLDGSAVLGLTGGWVG; encoded by the coding sequence ATGTCTTCCTCCTCGTCCAAGGTTGTTCTGATCACCGGCACGTCCTCCGGCATCGGGCTGGCCGCCGCGGTCGCCGCGGCGCAGGCCGGCTGGCGGGTGGTGGCGACACTGCGCGACACCGGCCGCTCCGGTGCGCTGCGCAAGGCGGCCGGGGAAGCGGGCGTGGAGCTCGATGTCCGGCAGCTGGACGTCACCGACGAGCGCTCCGTCGCCGCCGCGGTCGACGGCGTGATCGCCGATCACGGCCGCCTCGACGCCGTCATCAACAACGCGGGTGCCGGACACCTCGGCACCCTCGAAAACGAGAGCGTGGCCGATGTGCGCGCCGTGATGGAGGTGAACTTCTTCGGCGTGCTCCATGTCTCGAAGGCGGCCCTGCCGCATCTGCGGGCCACCGGTGGCCGTCTGATCACCGTCACCAGTGTCGGCGGGATCATCGGTCAGCCGTTCAACGAGGCGTACTGCGCGGCCAAGTTCGCCGTCGAGGGCTACATGGAGAGCCTGGCGCCGGTGGCGGCCCGGCTCGGTGTGGCCGTGTCCGTGGTCGAGCCCGGGGCCGTGGCGACCGAGTTCGTCAACAACATCGGGGTCGACCTGGCGGCCGAGGTCGCCGCCGCGGGCCCGTACGCGGACGCCTTGCAGGCGTACCTGGACCGCACCGTCGCGCAGTTCCTCAACGGCGCGCAGACTCCCGCCGAGGCCGCCGGGGCCGTACTGGAGGCGCTCACCGCGGACCGGCCCGCGTTCCGCCTCCAGACCTCGGACTGGGCACGCGAGTTCACCGGCACCAAGCTCACCGACCTGGACGGCTCGGCGGTGCTCGGCCTCACGGGTGGCTGGGTCGGCTGA
- a CDS encoding UDP-N-acetylmuramate dehydrogenase, protein MRWRATSCNGPTRCWRRAGRGRRAETWPRAPVGRRAVPGPSAGPRPPLVVRWRRVASGPSPPEGRPSPPRPFPCHDPSTRNGIQEKQEHMRVTHEAPLAPMTTLGLGGPAAVLFELFDPADFPEFVALADASPGRPVCLGEGSNVVVSDAGCAGAVLRMSTKGVRMTGHTDEGRVLVEVQAGHLLGDLVDTTVAEGLTGMEMLVGIPGTTGATPVQNVGAYGQETADCLVEVTAWDWELGRMVTLDAAACGLGHRTSVFKHSRRWTLLTLVFALRRSALSTPVTYRTVAAALDVPVGSRVPLDEVAQAVLAVRRSKGMVLGCSGTDDRSVGSVFLSPEISPAQADGLRARNAPVNRFPDGSTRVSASWLIRQAGFELSTPIVTGVRVSSLHYTLVADEGATAANFTRAIELVQQEVLHRTGVRLTSELDFL, encoded by the coding sequence GTGCGGTGGCGCGCGACATCGTGCAACGGGCCGACGCGCTGCTGGCGGCGGGCCGGGCGCGGGCGGCGTGCTGAGACGTGGCCACGAGCACCCGTCGGCCGCCGTGCCGTTCCGGGACCGTCAGCAGGGCCCCGGCCCCCGCTCGTCGTGCGGTGGCGCCGGGTGGCGTCCGGCCCGTCGCCCCCTGAGGGCCGGCCCTCGCCCCCGCGCCCCTTCCCATGCCACGACCCCTCGACACGGAACGGCATCCAGGAGAAACAGGAACATATGCGAGTCACTCACGAGGCACCGCTTGCCCCGATGACCACACTGGGTCTCGGAGGACCGGCGGCGGTCCTCTTCGAGCTGTTCGACCCCGCGGACTTCCCCGAGTTCGTCGCGCTGGCCGACGCCTCCCCGGGCCGGCCGGTCTGTCTCGGCGAAGGAAGCAATGTGGTGGTCAGCGACGCCGGCTGTGCGGGCGCGGTGCTGCGGATGAGCACCAAGGGCGTCCGGATGACCGGCCACACCGACGAGGGGCGGGTGCTGGTCGAGGTGCAGGCCGGACACCTCCTCGGCGACCTGGTCGACACCACCGTCGCCGAGGGCCTGACGGGCATGGAGATGCTGGTGGGCATCCCCGGGACCACCGGCGCCACCCCGGTCCAGAATGTCGGCGCCTACGGCCAGGAGACGGCCGACTGTCTGGTGGAAGTGACCGCGTGGGACTGGGAACTGGGCCGGATGGTCACCCTGGACGCCGCGGCCTGCGGGCTGGGCCACCGCACCAGCGTCTTCAAGCACTCCCGCCGGTGGACCCTGCTCACTCTGGTCTTCGCGCTGCGCCGGTCCGCGCTGAGCACGCCGGTGACGTATCGGACGGTGGCCGCCGCGCTCGATGTGCCGGTCGGGAGCCGGGTGCCGCTGGACGAGGTGGCCCAGGCGGTGCTCGCCGTCCGGCGGAGCAAGGGCATGGTGCTGGGCTGTAGTGGCACCGATGACCGATCGGTCGGCAGTGTGTTCCTCAGCCCCGAGATCTCGCCCGCCCAGGCCGACGGTCTGCGAGCGCGCAACGCCCCCGTGAACCGCTTCCCCGACGGCTCGACGCGGGTGAGTGCGAGCTGGCTCATCCGGCAGGCCGGTTTCGAGCTGAGCACCCCGATCGTCACGGGCGTGCGCGTTTCCTCGCTGCATTACACCCTCGTCGCCGACGAGGGGGCGACCGCCGCCAATTTCACCCGGGCGATCGAGCTCGTACAGCAGGAAGTGCTGCACCGTACGGGGGTCCGGCTCACCTCCGAACTCGACTTCCTCTGA
- a CDS encoding Lrp/AsnC family transcriptional regulator, with translation MAVDALDAKILRLLLEQPRTSVREYARLLGIARGTVQARLDRLERDGVITAYSPRLSPAALGHPVLAFVHIEVTQGHLEEVADALSEVPQIIEAFSTTGGGDLLTRVVARDAAHLEDVIQRLISLPGVVRTRTEMALRERVPHRMLPLVEAVGGAGPR, from the coding sequence ATGGCCGTGGACGCCCTGGACGCCAAGATCCTGCGGCTGCTGCTGGAGCAGCCGCGCACCAGCGTCCGGGAGTACGCACGCCTCCTCGGCATCGCCCGGGGCACCGTTCAGGCGCGTCTCGACCGCCTCGAACGGGACGGGGTGATCACTGCCTACAGCCCCCGGCTGTCCCCCGCCGCGCTCGGCCATCCCGTCCTCGCTTTCGTCCACATCGAGGTCACCCAGGGGCATCTGGAGGAGGTGGCCGACGCGCTGTCGGAGGTGCCGCAGATCATCGAGGCGTTCTCGACGACCGGCGGCGGGGATCTGCTGACCCGGGTGGTGGCACGGGACGCGGCGCATCTGGAGGATGTGATCCAGCGGCTGATCAGCCTGCCGGGCGTGGTGCGCACCCGTACGGAGATGGCGCTGCGGGAGCGGGTGCCGCACCGGATGTTGCCGCTGGTCGAGGCGGTGGGCGGCGCCGGGCCGCGCTGA